Proteins encoded together in one Pseudomonas arsenicoxydans window:
- a CDS encoding HvfA family oxazolone/thioamide-modified RiPP metallophore has translation MSLTTKNTIGLLGAVLAGGMMLSGSVFASQPLTQGYLLASAEQVVKTPEGKCGEGKCGDASMAKTDTDGDGKVSRAEFQKVAPNSNFDKIDTNHDGFIDEQEAYNNVKANFEANGKKMPKGLFEHLKDQDGA, from the coding sequence ATGTCCCTTACCACTAAAAACACTATTGGTCTGCTTGGCGCTGTCTTGGCCGGCGGCATGATGTTGTCCGGTTCCGTATTCGCTTCGCAGCCTTTGACTCAGGGCTACCTGCTGGCCTCGGCTGAACAGGTGGTGAAAACCCCTGAAGGCAAATGTGGTGAAGGCAAGTGTGGCGACGCATCGATGGCCAAGACCGACACCGATGGCGACGGTAAAGTCTCCCGCGCCGAATTCCAGAAAGTCGCGCCGAATTCCAATTTCGACAAGATCGACACCAACCATGACGGCTTTATCGATGAGCAAGAGGCTTACAACAACGTGAAAGCCAACTTCGAAGCCAACGGCAAGAAAATGCCAAAAGGTCTGTTCGAGCACCTGAAAGACCAAGACGGCGCCTAA
- a CDS encoding methyl-accepting chemotaxis protein, with protein MLLRQLNIAPRAALGFALIAVLVALLGVFALGQMSSIRNSEVAVEKQWLPSIRGGDEIREIMLRIRTISLRMALDQDPKNIAQYRSQMDTRDKELSEKIAAYDQLVNTAEGKALYGQFKTTFAAYRAGIAQSFTLAEQGRRDELTKLLLVDMKTVVDGSGKQLNDLADLFAKQVAAESQNSADHYETSRMIVSLFIALAALATVGLAMLLTRSIVKPLGDALNAAENVARGDLTRPIETHGNDEVSRLLKALATMQQNLRETLQGISGSAAQLATAADELNAVTLDSTQNLQQQNNEIEQAATAVNEMTTAVEEVARNAVSTSDATRQSSESAHAGQERVSETVTAIGALASDVQITGGLVQSLANQSQDIGKVLDVIRAIAEQTNLLALNAAIEAARAGESGRGFAVVADEVRALAYRTQQSTQEIEQMVQGMRSGSTQALDSMQASSSRAAATLALAERAGEALQTITASVHQIHERNLVIASAAEEQAQVAREVDRNLVNIRDLSVRSAAGADQTNASSHELSQLANSLRTMVQRFQV; from the coding sequence ATGTTGCTTCGTCAGTTGAATATTGCTCCTCGGGCAGCCTTGGGGTTTGCCTTGATTGCCGTATTGGTTGCCTTGCTCGGCGTTTTTGCCTTGGGGCAGATGTCGAGTATCCGCAACAGTGAAGTGGCGGTGGAGAAGCAATGGCTACCGAGTATTCGCGGTGGCGACGAGATTCGCGAAATCATGCTGCGCATCCGCACGATCTCCTTGCGTATGGCGCTGGATCAGGACCCGAAGAATATCGCTCAATACCGCAGCCAGATGGATACCCGGGACAAGGAGCTGAGCGAAAAAATCGCCGCCTATGATCAGTTGGTCAACACCGCCGAAGGCAAGGCGCTGTATGGCCAGTTCAAGACGACTTTCGCGGCCTACCGTGCCGGCATAGCCCAATCATTCACCCTGGCCGAACAAGGGCGTCGTGACGAGCTGACCAAATTGTTGCTGGTGGACATGAAAACCGTGGTCGATGGTTCCGGCAAGCAGCTCAATGACCTGGCAGACCTGTTTGCCAAACAGGTCGCCGCCGAAAGCCAGAACTCCGCAGATCACTACGAAACGTCTCGAATGATCGTCAGCCTGTTCATCGCCCTCGCAGCCCTGGCCACCGTCGGCCTGGCGATGTTGCTGACGCGCAGCATCGTCAAACCGTTGGGTGACGCATTGAATGCTGCGGAAAACGTTGCCCGAGGCGATCTGACTCGCCCCATCGAAACCCACGGCAACGACGAAGTGAGCCGCTTGCTCAAGGCGCTGGCGACCATGCAACAAAACCTGCGTGAAACCTTGCAAGGTATCAGTGGCTCGGCGGCGCAATTGGCCACGGCGGCTGACGAGTTGAACGCGGTCACTCTCGACAGCACGCAAAACCTGCAGCAGCAGAACAACGAGATCGAACAAGCCGCCACGGCCGTCAATGAAATGACCACAGCGGTGGAGGAGGTCGCGCGCAATGCCGTGTCGACTTCCGATGCCACGCGCCAGTCCAGCGAGTCTGCGCACGCGGGCCAGGAGCGTGTCAGCGAAACAGTGACGGCCATCGGCGCCCTCGCCAGCGATGTGCAAATTACCGGCGGGTTGGTGCAGTCCCTGGCCAATCAATCCCAAGACATTGGCAAGGTACTGGATGTGATTCGGGCGATTGCCGAGCAAACCAATTTGCTCGCGCTCAACGCGGCGATCGAAGCGGCGCGCGCCGGGGAAAGCGGTCGGGGTTTTGCGGTGGTTGCCGACGAAGTTCGCGCCCTGGCTTATCGCACACAGCAGTCGACCCAGGAAATCGAGCAAATGGTCCAGGGCATGCGCAGCGGTTCCACCCAGGCGCTGGACTCGATGCAGGCCAGTTCCTCGCGTGCAGCCGCCACGCTGGCGCTGGCCGAACGAGCGGGGGAGGCGTTGCAGACGATCACTGCGTCGGTGCACCAGATTCACGAACGCAATCTTGTGATCGCCAGTGCCGCCGAAGAACAGGCGCAAGTGGCGCGCGAAGTCGATCGCAACCTGGTGAACATCCGTGACCTGTCGGTGCGATCCGCTGCCGGGGCAGACCAGACCAACGCTTCAAGCCATGAACTTTCACAGTTGGCCAACTCGTTGCGCACCATGGTGCAACGCTTCCAGGTGTAA